Within Topomyia yanbarensis strain Yona2022 chromosome 2, ASM3024719v1, whole genome shotgun sequence, the genomic segment CATTATTGCAATTATCGTGAACGTGAAACCGTGGATGtgattttttcgaaaacatttATACGCTTGAACTGGATTCTTGTGCGTACACGTACACGAATTCACGTTCATGCATACGATAGGCTAACTTTAACCCAATACTGCGATCTTGAACAAACAGCACGTACAGTGCCATTCGAATTGGACTCTAATATTTAACACTTTAGTGTAGAATGATATCTAAATGACTATCTTTCATGCAGTCTACCTACAACGTTGCAACTAAATGTTTTATTGAAGTATCGATGCATACGAAAAAATTAAACACCTTCGAGAATTTTATCAACAGTTTTGGCTTTGGCACTATTCTGTGAATATATCGTACGATTCTATTTCAATCACCAAGTACAGCTAATTCTACAGACAGCTTAACTTCTGGAATCTTTaaacagttttgatacaaggAAGTTGTCCCAGAACCCTACAACACACATCAATGGTTCTGGGTAATTATGACGATGACCGCTGGGACTTTCGTATAAAATATAGCAGAAATTCTAACTAGAATATCTACACTTCAACCTGATTACGTGCACTTATGTAAAGTTTAGTCACTGCCCAGTAGAACAATGGCCGATCAGTTTCTAGATGCTCTTTTTGTATTGTTCGTTGGCCATCCCAAGTGCTATTATACGGTTTTCAATGTCACACCGGCATGAGCTAAAATATGCATAGCTCGGTTGTTGATCTCGACTTGGCTCGAGGTTCGTTTGCATATATGTTTGTGAATCGattacttttatttttatttattgtcacACCCTCCACTCATGCCCCCGGCAACAACTGACGCTTCTCCTTCTTCTGTGTTCTTTTCGATTGCAGAATTTTTCGTGTCGCTGATCTACAAACGGCAGATTGCAAGCCTCCAGCGGAGGAAACTATTTCGAGCGGATGAGGCATTTGCGAATGAAATCAACGCCTACACGCAGCTGGTGCCGGTGCTGAGAAAATTCTCCCGTGACCGGCTTCCCTTTCCGTCCTGTATCTACGCTGGAACTGACGCCGAGGGGGATCTGATCGTGCTGCAGGATTTGTGGCGCAGCGGGTATCGCATGGAAGATCGCCGGAAGAGTCTTAGCTACCGGCAGTGTCGGACGGTTGTCAGGGTAAAGCTTCGATTCTTCGTCTAGCCTTTAGTCATGTAATTTAGGTAGCAAAACTAGGAACGGTTCCGGTAGGTTAAATAATTATCCTGATATGGCGTAATCGATCAGTTGCCGTTACTTTGCCATTAATGCCAGAGTGGTCATTCGAATAGTTTAAAGGTATGGATTATccgtgatttttgttttcatgaaaTGTTTAGTTTGAAACACGGTAAACAACCAAAGCGTCTCCATAAAAGTGCAAACGGTGGATACGAAAGATTGTTCActttatttaattaaaaatcTTTCTCAGTTTGAATtcaatttgattttgttttattcTAGGAACTGGCCAACTTCCATGCCGTTTCGCTTGCGATGAAACAAGTCCAACCGGTACTGTTCCATAGGATGAAGGAAAAGGTGACAGAAATCGTGTACAACGATGAGGCTGCCGAGTTCTATACACATTCCCTGGAGACATCCCTGCGAGGGACGCTGGATAGTTTACACTACAGCAACAAAAACGGTAACCTGGATGTTCCGATTAAAGCGATCGAGCGGTTAAGTGGTCGACTGTACAACATCATGTCGAGCATGGTTCGCAACAGTCAAGAACCTTGGAATGTGCTTTGCCACGGAGATACCTGGGTCAACAACCTGATGTTCAACGGTAGTCAAGATCGTGTTAAGCTTATCGATCTGCAGACGATGCGATACACCTCTCCGGTCATTGACATAATACATCTTCTTTATACTAGTGCCGGTTCCGATTTACGAGTTAACTTCACTGACGAGCTGATACGAAGCTACCAGGAATCGTTGATAGATGCCCTACGAATGTATGTGCCTGATCATAAACGATTTGTCCTGCCCACACTGGAAGCAACATTCAGCTACGAAAATGTTCGCGCCGAATATTACTCCCGAATGTTGTATGGATTAGGTATTGCCATGTGGTTGCTACCTGCGGTAACCTTCCATCCGGATCACATTCCCGACCTTGACACGGTCACCATGAACGATTTCAAGACCAAAAATCATGAGAAAACCATTGCCCAAATGCTGTCACCGGATTACCACACCCGAATGAGAGACACTGTGTTGGAATTCTACGAAAATGGATTCCTGAATAACATTTAACAAGTTTGGTTTTGTTGTCACAATCAACAGATAGAAGTATTACATCAGGAATTAATTTCTCGATtatcattccaaaaatattattCTCAAATAatccaaatgaacaatagttacCAAAATGTAGTTCCATTTGTGGGATGTAAAGTTAtgtaaaaaattatatttcagCCCTAAACTGTTGGCTGCACCCAACAATAGCTAGTCAATATTGGTATCACGTTCGTTCAATCAAATTAGCAAAAAAATACACCGTTATAATTTAATCAAAGTAGGAAATCTGAACCAACTTCAGATAAGTCAAAACAATATGTTCAATACAAGCAGTAACGCCTTTGGATTCTGCAATACAAAACAGGCATTCAGTCATTGGTAGCCATATCATCGTTATCACAACAATCACTCGCTAGGATTTAGTTAACCAAGCAATAACAAATATATAGAACAAGAGACCGCAACGATCCAATGCCTTACATAAttttaaactagaagatagcAATCTCACGCGGAAGAATTGTCGGCTGACTTGAAGTGTAATCACAACTGTTCGAAAGCGTCACGAATCGATTACTATAATACCACTTTTTTCCTGTTCATGTAACACCAAGACGAATCCTCACTCACAAACGGAAAATAAAGGATCATGCATTGCCAACAATTTACCCCACTTCCCTCTATGTTACTATTTATCGCAATTTAATTTATCCTTGCCCCTGGTATAGATAAGAACGATACAAATTAATTGTTCTATTATTTTAGCTCATAAAATATCACATTTTTCCATACCCCATCCACACCATCTTAGATTTCCACTTTGAACTGTGGTAGTGACAGGAAAGGATTCGCAGTAACCGTGTATTATGACGCGAGGGCACGCCAAGTCAATCGCCTGAAGTTCAACGTAATGAATAACCCCGGCAATGTGTAGTCTTCGGTGTATAGGGAAGGAGCAGCAGCTTATTTGCACTACTCTAATCAAATATTGTAGTGACTAGTAAGGAAGTACATAGTTGATAGGAGAGTGCTGACCGTGGGTGTTTACACGATAGTACCGAACAGAAATGGTGTTACAGTAACAGTCgtcagagagagagaaagagagaaagaAAATTTGCATCCAATACTACTCGTGAATATGCTAGCATGAAGAAAAATGAAAGTGTTTCGTTGTTCGTTTTTCTATGGCCATTATAGATGCAAGCCTGTTAATGTTCATTATGTTAATAAGTTTACGATTTCAATTTTTCCACATCTTAAAACagaatatggaaaaaaaaaaactgattcaaacataCATACTACGTACTAGCTTATAGCAAAcgaataaaatattatttaccaAATCGAATTTGTGCTTTTATCAATCGATCCATAGATCCAAATGTTCTATTTTTAAGGAAAACATAAAA encodes:
- the LOC131685853 gene encoding uncharacterized protein LOC131685853, whose protein sequence is MKKVTENSAFSDGAEEGCCQERREGVEKLLKLSENDAQLTVDSIECLPGSQQGDNYMSIIKRILVRGKRRKWNVKSKEFFVSLIYKRQIASLQRRKLFRADEAFANEINAYTQLVPVLRKFSRDRLPFPSCIYAGTDAEGDLIVLQDLWRSGYRMEDRRKSLSYRQCRTVVRELANFHAVSLAMKQVQPVLFHRMKEKVTEIVYNDEAAEFYTHSLETSLRGTLDSLHYSNKNGNLDVPIKAIERLSGRLYNIMSSMVRNSQEPWNVLCHGDTWVNNLMFNGSQDRVKLIDLQTMRYTSPVIDIIHLLYTSAGSDLRVNFTDELIRSYQESLIDALRMYVPDHKRFVLPTLEATFSYENVRAEYYSRMLYGLGIAMWLLPAVTFHPDHIPDLDTVTMNDFKTKNHEKTIAQMLSPDYHTRMRDTVLEFYENGFLNNI